The region CGGCCCATGAAGGTTATCTCGATCGTCCACATGACGATCTGCGCGGCCAGGTCGACCACGATCGGCACGGAGGTCTTGAGAATGGAAACGAGGCTGTTCCTGTTCTTCATGTCATGCGGGCCCGACCCGCGACGGCGGACGACCGGCCGGTCTCCGCCTTCGCCCCTCCCGGGCGCGGCGGGCAGGGACCGCCGGACGCGCTCAGGAGTTCCTGTCGATCGTCAGGCGCCTGACGTGCATGACGCGCTGGACGGAGGTGTACACGGTCGATATCGCGAGGAAGACCACGACGACCACCAGCAGCGTACGCCCGAAAAGCAGGCCGCCGAGGAGGATCGCCACCCGCTCGGGCCGCTCGAGAAGCCCCACCGTGCACTCGAGGCCGAGGCCCTCGGCCCGGGCCCGCGTGTAGCTCGTCAGGAACGAGCCCGCCAGCGCGACGAGCAGGAAGAAGACGATGAGATGCGCGCCCGCGCCCTCCCCCATGAAATAAAAGATGAGCGCGCCGAAGTAGGCCATCTCGGTGAGACGGTCGCCGGTGGAATCGATGAAGGCGCCGAAGGTGGAGGAGGTGCCCATCCGCCGGGCAAGCGAGCCGTCCACCGTGTCGCAGAGGCCGGAGACGATCAGGATGACCGCTCCCCACCTGAGCGAGCCCCGGGCGACGACCACGGCGCCGACGAGGCTCAAGGCGATGCCGAACAGCGTGACGCCCGTCGGCGTCGCGTTGAAATACGAAAGCGTCGCCACGACGGGATCGAGCAATCCCCGCAAGCGGTCCCTGATCTCGGATTTCGTCGCCACGTCTACCTTCCTGTTCTTTCGTGAAACGGTAACGTATTATGAATCCCGTCGCATTCCCTGTCAAGCCGTTCCGCGGCGGCGTCGGCCCGCCCCCGCGACGACCAGCGTGATCTCGCCGCGGACCCCCGAAAGGCGGAACCGCGCGAGCAGTTCGGCCGCCGTCCCGCGCGCCACCTCCTCGTGGAGCTTGGTCAATTCCCGGGCCACGGCGACGGGCCGGTCTCCGAGCACGCGGTCCATGACCTCGAGCGTGGCGAGGAGCCGGTGGGGGCTCTCGAAGAAGATCGTCGTGCCCGGATCGTCCCGGGCCTCGGCGATCGTTTGCTCGAGCCGGCCCGATTTCCGTGGCAGGTATCCGCGGAAGGTGAACCGGTCGGGCGGAAGCCCCGAGAGGACGAGGGCGTCGAGCGCCGCGCTCGCACCGGGAATCGCCGTGAAATCGATCCCGGCCTCGATCAGGGCCCGCACGAGGTAGAAGCCGGGGTCGGAGACGGTCGGCGTGCCGGCGTCGGAGACGAGGGCCATCCGCTCGCCCGCGGCGAGCCGGGCGACGATCCCGGGAGTGACCCTCTCCTTGTTGTGGTCGTGGTAGGCGCTCGTCGGCGTTCCGACGCCGTGCCTCGAGAGCAGGCGGCGCGCCATCCGCGTGTCCTCGGCGAGCACGAGATCGACGAACCGGAGTGTCTCGACGGCCCGGGCGGACAGATCGTCGAGGTTGCCGATGGGAGTGGCGACGAGATAGAAGGAGTAGGTCTTCATGGCGGACGACCGGCGCAGCGGGCCCTGCCCGGCGGGGCTAGAGGCCGAGCAGCGGCGGCAGCACCTCCTCGACGCGCGCGATCCCCCCGTCATCGATGTCGAGATGCGTGACCATCCGCATCGCGCCGTGCCCGATGTCGAGCGCGAGGATGCCCGCCCGCTCGAGCTCGGCACGCAGCGCCGCGACATCGAGGGAACCGTCGATCGATTCGAGAATCACCATGTTCGTTTCCACCGGGTTGCGCAGCTGCGCCAGCGGGCTCTTCTCGACGATCTCCCCGATCCGTTTCGCCCGCTCGTGGTCCTCGGCGAGCCGCTCGACGTTGCGCTCCATCGCAAGCAGGCAGGCCGCGGCCAGGATGCCCGCCTGCCGCATGCCGCCGCCGAGGCGTTTCCGCCACCGCCGCGCCGAGCTGATCGTCGCGGCGTCGGCGCAGAGAACGGAGCCGACCGGCGCCCCGAGCCCCTTGGAGAAGCAGAAATTGACCGAGTCGACGAGCGAGGTCCACGTTTCGAAGGGGATTCCCGTCGCCACGACGGCGTTCGCCAGGCGCGCCCCGTCGAGATGGAGCCGGAGGCCGCGCTCGCGCGCGAAGGTCGAGACCGCCTCGACCTCGTCGAGGGGATAGACCGTCCCGCCCGCCCGGTTGTGCGTGTTCTCGATCGCGACGAGCGAGGTCCGCGGGTGGTGTATGTTGTCCGGGCGCACCGCGCCGGGAAGCTCGTCGAGGGGCAGCCGCCCGCCCGCGCCGTCGGTCGTGTAGATCTGGAGACCGCCGATCGTCGCGGCGCCCCCCGCTTCGTAGTTGAAGATGTGGCAGTTGCGGTCGACGACGATCTCGTCGCCGGGGCGCGTCTGCGCGAGGAGCGCGAGCAGGTTCGCCATCGTGCCGCTCGGCACGTAGACGGCCGCCTCCATCCCGAAGAGGGCGGTCATGTGCGCCTCGAGCCTGCGGACCGTGGGATCGTCCCCGAGGACGTCGTCGCCGACGACGGCGGAGGAGATCGCCTCGCGCATACCGGGGCCGGGGCGGGTGACGGTGTCGCTTCTCAGATCGACGATCGGTGCGGGCATGAGACGTCGCCTTTCGTGGAACGGAAAAGACTGCCGGGCCGGCGTCCGGACAAACGGATATCCTGCAACGACGTGTGCAAGTGTACGGCGGAAGAGCCGTCTACGACTGGGCCACGAGCTCCTTGAGCTCCCTGGAGACCTTGAAGACGGGGACCTTGCGGTCGGGCACGGGAACGGGTTCGCCGGTGCGCGGGTTGCGCGCCATCCGGGCCTTGCGCTCCTTCACCTTGAACGTCCCGAAGCCGCGGATCTCGTAATGCTTGCCCTCGGCCAGCCCGTTGGAGATGCAGGCGAGGAACTTGTCGACCGCCTCCGCGACTTCCTTTTTCGTCAACCCTGTCCTGCTGGCGATGTTCTCGACGATCTCGGCCTTTGTCATCGGACCTTCCTCCTTAATATCAGCAGGATCACAATTCCTGTCCCGCGAACTGTACCGGTTATAACAAGTTACTAACGGAACGGCCCGAGGACTGTCAAGGGAATTTTCTCCTCCTTTTCGCGGGTCCCTCCGGGGCCGCGGCGGGGCGTCGCGACGGGGCGTCGCGGAAACCGCGGTCGAACGCCCCGGCGGGGCACGCGGGTTGTGAGCGGATACCCCCACGCGCCTCGGCGGCTGATTGCGGAACGCGTCTCGAACGTTGCAAACCCGCCTGTTTCGGGGGTATCGGCCCGGATCAGGCGAGGGCGCGACGAGGAATCATGAGGAATCCCGGGGAAGAGGCCCCGGACCTGGCGATCATGCAAAACACCGCGCCGGGCGCGGCGTTTCGGTATTTCCGGCACGGAGCGCCCCCGACATGGTACACCCCTTGCTGTTGTGTCGTGGTGCAGCGAGGTGGTCGCCGCCTTCACGAACCCGACCCTGCATCGCATCATCTCGCTGCGCTTTTCTTTGCCCCCTCCAGAACGGAACGCGTCCTGCGCGTTCCGTTCCGCATATACCCCCGGAGCGCTCCGGCGACCGCTACGGCAGATCGAGGAGCTTGTGGCACTGGGGGATGAGACGCACCTGCCGGCAATACCGGCCGGCGGCGAGAACCGAGCGCATCAGCGTCTCCGCGTCGGGCGACGTGCCGGGCGGTGAAGCGGGCTGCACGATGACGGGGATCTCCTCCCCCGCACGCGCGACGAGGCAGACCGCCTCGATGAACTCCGCCGCGTCGAACCCCGCCGTTACCACGATCTTGCAGAAGAGTCCGCGCCCGCGGAAGAGCGGCAGGACGCGCTCGTACGTCTCGAAGGCGCCGAACTCGCCCGAGAGGCCGGGAAGCTTGATGTCGAGAGAGACGATGTCGACGAGGGGCGCCGCGCAACGCGCCGCCTCCTCCTCGAGCCCGTTCGTCTCGAGATAGACCGGCACGCCCGTCTCCCGGAAATCCTCGAGGAAGGGAACGAGGAAATCGGGCTGCTCGAGCGGCTCGCCGCCGGTGACGCTGAGCGAGTGGAGCCCGGGTGTCGCCGCGACGAGCTCGTCGACGGCGAGACGCACCCGCTGCATGGCGACGGGATTCGGGAAACGCTTCTCGCCCCGCGGCCCGCGGATGATCGCGGCGTCCGGCCGATGGCGGAACCGGTTCGTGTCGCAGTAGGGGCACCGCCGTCGGCAGCCCGCCAGACGCAAAAACACCTGGAGCGCCCCCACCCACGGGCCCTCGCCCTGCACCGAACGGAAGAGCTCGGCCACGTATGCCGTCGCGGGCGTCGTCACGGCCGCCGCCCTTCCGCGCGCGGCCACCGGCCGTCGCTCGTCGCGCGAAACGGCGCGCGCGTCACGACGTTCCCCTGACCTTGCGCATGGCCGCCTCCACCCGCTCGCACTCGGCGGCGTAGCGACCCAGGACGAGACGGGCGAGCGCCGGCGGGTCGACGCCCAGTTCGGCCAGTCCGACGGCCGACACCGGCGCGCCCGCCGGATCGACGTTCACCCCGAGGTGGAACACGCAGGACGTCGGCGTTGCCGTGGCGATCGCGACGGTGAGCTTGCGCTCCCCGAGGAAGAGGTCGTCCCCATCCCGCCGGAGCCGGACACCCGGGGCGAGCTCCTCGATCCGGTCCCGCAGGATCTGAGCGAAGAGAAGCAGTCGCCAGTCGACCTCGCGCAGTGGAGCGCCGAAGTGCTCGCCGATGAAGTGGAGCATCCGTTTCGCGACGATCCGGTCGCCCGCCTCGCGGTCCTCGAGATCGACGAGTTGCTCGCCGGACACCTCGCAGGCGCCGAAGAAGGCGACGACACCGTCGCCGGCGATCCCGCCGCGGGCGCGCACGAAGTGGCTGCGCAACTGCGTGCCGTCGTAGTCGATGCCCTCGTCGAGCACGGCCGTCTCGACGAGTCGCCAGGTTGTGTTCTTCATCGCGACTCCTTCCGGAAACGGACGCGGCCGGCCGCCGGCGTCCCCTCGACGGCGCGCAGGAGCCGGCGGCAGGATTCGCAAACGCCGCACATCTCGTCCTCCCCGTCGTAGCAGCTCCAGACGATCTCCCAGGGCACGCCGAGCCGCACCCCCTCGCAAACGATCT is a window of Candidatus Krumholzibacteriota bacterium DNA encoding:
- a CDS encoding DUF366 family protein, producing the protein MKNTTWRLVETAVLDEGIDYDGTQLRSHFVRARGGIAGDGVVAFFGACEVSGEQLVDLEDREAGDRIVAKRMLHFIGEHFGAPLREVDWRLLLFAQILRDRIEELAPGVRLRRDGDDLFLGERKLTVAIATATPTSCVFHLGVNVDPAGAPVSAVGLAELGVDPPALARLVLGRYAAECERVEAAMRKVRGTS
- a CDS encoding 7-carboxy-7-deazaguanine synthase QueE, whose product is MTTPATAYVAELFRSVQGEGPWVGALQVFLRLAGCRRRCPYCDTNRFRHRPDAAIIRGPRGEKRFPNPVAMQRVRLAVDELVAATPGLHSLSVTGGEPLEQPDFLVPFLEDFRETGVPVYLETNGLEEEAARCAAPLVDIVSLDIKLPGLSGEFGAFETYERVLPLFRGRGLFCKIVVTAGFDAAEFIEAVCLVARAGEEIPVIVQPASPPGTSPDAETLMRSVLAAGRYCRQVRLIPQCHKLLDLP
- the rsmI gene encoding 16S rRNA (cytidine(1402)-2'-O)-methyltransferase, with translation MKTYSFYLVATPIGNLDDLSARAVETLRFVDLVLAEDTRMARRLLSRHGVGTPTSAYHDHNKERVTPGIVARLAAGERMALVSDAGTPTVSDPGFYLVRALIEAGIDFTAIPGASAALDALVLSGLPPDRFTFRGYLPRKSGRLEQTIAEARDDPGTTIFFESPHRLLATLEVMDRVLGDRPVAVARELTKLHEEVARGTAAELLARFRLSGVRGEITLVVAGAGRRRRGTA
- a CDS encoding integration host factor subunit beta yields the protein MTKAEIVENIASRTGLTKKEVAEAVDKFLACISNGLAEGKHYEIRGFGTFKVKERKARMARNPRTGEPVPVPDRKVPVFKVSRELKELVAQS
- the ltaE gene encoding low-specificity L-threonine aldolase, which translates into the protein MPAPIVDLRSDTVTRPGPGMREAISSAVVGDDVLGDDPTVRRLEAHMTALFGMEAAVYVPSGTMANLLALLAQTRPGDEIVVDRNCHIFNYEAGGAATIGGLQIYTTDGAGGRLPLDELPGAVRPDNIHHPRTSLVAIENTHNRAGGTVYPLDEVEAVSTFARERGLRLHLDGARLANAVVATGIPFETWTSLVDSVNFCFSKGLGAPVGSVLCADAATISSARRWRKRLGGGMRQAGILAAACLLAMERNVERLAEDHERAKRIGEIVEKSPLAQLRNPVETNMVILESIDGSLDVAALRAELERAGILALDIGHGAMRMVTHLDIDDGGIARVEEVLPPLLGL
- a CDS encoding CDP-alcohol phosphatidyltransferase family protein, giving the protein MATKSEIRDRLRGLLDPVVATLSYFNATPTGVTLFGIALSLVGAVVVARGSLRWGAVILIVSGLCDTVDGSLARRMGTSSTFGAFIDSTGDRLTEMAYFGALIFYFMGEGAGAHLIVFFLLVALAGSFLTSYTRARAEGLGLECTVGLLERPERVAILLGGLLFGRTLLVVVVVFLAISTVYTSVQRVMHVRRLTIDRNS